A section of the Prochlorococcus sp. MIT 1341 genome encodes:
- a CDS encoding VOC family protein, producing the protein MVKPIVTSLLAAARPYELAEFYSYAMDAKIVAGFNKSHWQVTNSLGFKMQIYKPSTKKSEPFKGNALSICLYRPPSTNPIDALHNWCKELLLKGAALCSEITLDEFGAETWIADPEGNLFLLVVPSGNTLTP; encoded by the coding sequence ATGGTTAAACCAATTGTCACATCACTTTTAGCAGCTGCTAGGCCATATGAGCTAGCTGAGTTCTATTCCTATGCAATGGATGCAAAGATTGTTGCTGGATTTAATAAGAGTCACTGGCAAGTGACAAATTCACTTGGTTTCAAGATGCAAATTTATAAGCCATCCACTAAGAAGTCTGAACCATTCAAAGGAAACGCCTTGTCCATATGCCTCTATCGGCCCCCATCTACCAACCCTATCGATGCCTTACATAATTGGTGTAAGGAACTTCTCTTAAAGGGAGCCGCACTTTGTAGCGAAATTACTCTTGATGAATTTGGGGCGGAAACCTGGATTGCTGATCCAGAGGGTAATTTGTTTCTTCTTGTAGTCCCTTCCGGAAACACTTTGACCCCATAG